The Salinibacterium sp. M195 genome includes a window with the following:
- a CDS encoding AI-2E family transporter, which produces MTMKKKSPAAPPASESKRLGLHELWTDRLGAWSIRALQILLLLTLASVTVFALTQVKLVVIPVLIALIFAAAASPIVVWMRRRGVGRALSTWIALLGGIVVFGGLVTAVVFAVQDQWSDLSDSAVEGFEQLKSYALDGPFAIDQDALDEAWNAAIDFVTSATFGLGAIQGVSAAAQVVTGILLGLVILFFFLKDGDRIWEFFLSPMTGERLDRGHRIGHTAVRTLGGYVRGTATVAAVDALGIGIGLTILQVPLALPLSVIVFLGAFIPLVGATVAGVLAAVVALVTNGWVVALIVLGIVVLVNQLEGNFLQPVVMAQSLSIHPLVILVALTAGTILGGIVGAVLAVPIAAVGWSILKTWNEKGDKPNLDPAPTKKKPK; this is translated from the coding sequence ATGACCATGAAGAAAAAATCGCCTGCAGCGCCACCGGCATCCGAGTCGAAACGCCTAGGACTTCACGAACTGTGGACCGACCGTTTGGGAGCCTGGTCAATTCGTGCGCTGCAGATTCTGTTGCTGCTCACGCTTGCTTCAGTGACCGTTTTTGCGCTCACTCAGGTGAAGCTCGTCGTGATTCCGGTACTCATCGCGCTCATTTTCGCTGCTGCTGCCAGCCCGATTGTGGTGTGGATGCGGCGTCGCGGTGTCGGGCGAGCGCTGTCGACCTGGATCGCGCTGCTTGGCGGCATCGTGGTGTTTGGTGGGTTGGTCACGGCAGTCGTTTTCGCCGTGCAGGACCAATGGTCCGACTTATCTGACTCGGCGGTTGAGGGATTCGAGCAACTGAAGAGCTACGCGCTCGATGGGCCGTTCGCGATTGATCAGGATGCCCTTGATGAGGCATGGAACGCGGCTATCGACTTCGTGACAAGCGCGACCTTCGGCCTTGGCGCTATTCAGGGAGTGTCAGCAGCGGCTCAGGTTGTCACCGGAATTCTGCTCGGCCTCGTTATCCTGTTCTTCTTCCTCAAAGATGGCGACCGCATTTGGGAGTTCTTCCTGAGCCCGATGACCGGCGAGCGTCTCGACCGGGGACACCGCATTGGTCACACCGCGGTACGCACGCTCGGTGGCTACGTTCGGGGAACCGCAACGGTTGCGGCCGTCGATGCGCTCGGTATCGGAATCGGATTGACGATCTTGCAAGTACCGCTCGCGCTACCGCTTTCGGTCATCGTGTTCTTGGGCGCCTTCATCCCCCTCGTTGGCGCGACTGTCGCCGGCGTCTTAGCTGCCGTTGTCGCTCTCGTGACGAATGGCTGGGTCGTGGCTTTGATCGTTTTGGGCATCGTCGTGCTCGTGAATCAGCTCGAGGGTAACTTTCTGCAGCCCGTCGTGATGGCGCAGTCCTTGAGCATCCACCCGCTGGTGATTTTGGTGGCGTTGACGGCCGGAACGATTCTCGGCGGCATCGTGGGCGCGGTGCTGGCCGTGCCGATAGCAGCGGTGGGCTGGTCGATTCTCAAGACGTGGAACGAAAAGGGCGACAAGCCCAACCTCGATCCGGCTCCGACGAAGAAGAAGCCAAAGTAA
- a CDS encoding FAD-binding protein codes for MSSTQVNWAGNLTYGALAVTHPMSIADVQELVASSSHVRAIGTRHSFNSIADTTGTLVSLSHVDPDIRIDPSTQTVSVTGGTSYGALISTLQSHGVALHNTGSLPHISVAGATATGTHGSGDGNGILSAAISAVELVTADGSVVTVDRSSDDLPALAVGLGAFGIITRVTLDIQPSYVVRQDVYRFAPWETVLTQLDEVMASAYSVSLLADFASPTVAQVWLKTRLDDGAEPPLEATLFGGEWYDDAEESNRENVNQRASVPGPWSERMPHFRLDGQPSNGGDELQSEYYVARQHGVDALEVLRTLGSQISPHLLISEIRTAAADSLWMSPAYERDVLCIGFTWAKHPAEVAALLPVIEEALAPFAPRQHWGKLFHYGADVIRERFPRSGDFLALQREYDPQGKFWNPFLERTLGPR; via the coding sequence ATGTCGAGCACCCAGGTCAATTGGGCAGGCAACCTCACCTACGGTGCTCTCGCAGTGACGCACCCCATGTCCATCGCCGACGTGCAAGAGCTGGTTGCCAGCTCATCGCACGTGCGAGCGATCGGCACCCGACATTCGTTCAACAGCATCGCCGACACCACGGGCACTCTCGTATCTCTCTCACACGTGGACCCCGACATCCGGATTGACCCAAGCACGCAGACCGTCAGCGTCACCGGCGGAACGTCGTACGGCGCGCTCATCAGCACGCTGCAGTCGCATGGTGTTGCGCTCCACAACACGGGATCGCTGCCACACATCTCCGTAGCCGGGGCAACCGCTACCGGCACCCACGGCTCGGGAGATGGCAACGGCATCCTTTCCGCCGCCATCAGCGCGGTCGAACTCGTCACCGCAGACGGCTCAGTGGTGACCGTCGATCGCTCCAGCGACGACCTGCCGGCTCTGGCTGTGGGCCTCGGTGCGTTCGGGATCATCACGCGGGTGACCCTCGACATCCAGCCCAGTTATGTCGTGCGCCAAGACGTCTACCGCTTTGCCCCTTGGGAGACCGTGCTCACACAACTGGATGAGGTGATGGCCAGCGCCTATAGCGTGAGTCTTCTCGCCGATTTCGCAAGCCCCACCGTGGCTCAGGTGTGGCTCAAGACGCGTCTGGATGACGGCGCTGAACCGCCGCTGGAAGCCACTCTCTTTGGCGGCGAGTGGTACGACGATGCCGAGGAAAGCAATCGCGAGAACGTCAACCAGCGCGCAAGCGTGCCCGGCCCGTGGTCAGAGCGGATGCCGCACTTTCGCCTCGACGGCCAACCCTCCAATGGCGGCGATGAGCTGCAGAGCGAGTACTACGTAGCGCGGCAGCACGGTGTTGACGCGTTGGAGGTGCTGCGAACCCTCGGCTCCCAGATCTCGCCGCACCTGCTGATCTCCGAGATCCGCACCGCTGCCGCCGATTCCCTCTGGATGAGCCCCGCCTACGAGCGCGATGTTCTGTGCATCGGCTTCACGTGGGCGAAACATCCCGCTGAGGTCGCGGCGCTACTGCCCGTGATCGAGGAGGCCCTCGCGCCATTCGCACCGCGGCAGCACTGGGGCAAGCTGTTTCACTATGGCGCCGACGTCATCCGAGAACGCTTTCCCCGCAGCGGCGATTTTCTCGCGCTGCAGCGAGAGTACGACCCGCAGGGCAAGTTCTGGAACCCGTTCTTGGAACGAACCCTCGGGCCCCGCTAG
- a CDS encoding metal ABC transporter solute-binding protein, Zn/Mn family codes for MSRFTPSIFAPRRSRALTAGAVLAVSAIALAGCSTNEPAEDDGTIAVVASTSVYGNLVATLGGDAVSVTSLVDNAAQDPHSYEASARDQLAVSEADLVVLNGGGYDPFAEALYEASGASAVLIHAVDSSGLLDEGEEHDHVTHDAATEGHEEIDHSDDVTSDGTDDAADDAADDHAEDDHAEDDGHDHIEGFNEHVWYSFHAMEHIAEQITAELSTLSPENSGTFDAALESFLSDLDTLDGQAEELSVVADGRGAAITEPVAVYLLENVGLHNDTPAAFTEAIEEGSDVPPTALRDVLALVEDDHIALLAYNEQTASPETERVRQAAEEAGLPVVSFTETLPEGSDYVEWMSSNLDALAVALG; via the coding sequence ATGTCTCGCTTTACCCCTTCCATTTTCGCCCCTCGGCGCTCCCGCGCCCTCACGGCGGGAGCCGTGCTCGCGGTCTCCGCGATTGCTCTCGCCGGTTGTTCCACGAATGAACCTGCGGAAGATGACGGCACGATCGCCGTCGTTGCCTCGACAAGCGTCTACGGCAACCTGGTCGCAACGCTCGGTGGCGACGCGGTCTCCGTGACGAGCCTGGTCGACAACGCTGCTCAAGATCCGCACAGTTACGAAGCATCCGCTCGCGACCAGCTCGCGGTATCCGAGGCGGACCTCGTTGTTCTCAACGGCGGTGGGTACGACCCCTTCGCCGAAGCGCTCTACGAAGCGTCAGGAGCATCCGCGGTTCTGATTCACGCCGTTGATTCTTCTGGCCTGCTCGACGAAGGCGAAGAGCACGACCACGTTACTCATGACGCCGCTACTGAGGGCCACGAAGAGATTGATCACAGCGACGATGTGACGAGCGACGGCACCGATGACGCCGCCGATGACGCCGCCGATGACCACGCCGAAGACGACCACGCCGAAGACGATGGTCACGATCACATCGAGGGTTTCAACGAGCACGTCTGGTACAGCTTTCACGCGATGGAGCACATCGCCGAGCAGATCACTGCGGAGCTGAGCACGCTGAGCCCAGAAAACAGCGGTACTTTTGACGCTGCTCTCGAGTCATTCTTGAGCGACCTTGACACTCTCGACGGCCAGGCCGAGGAGCTCTCTGTCGTCGCCGATGGCCGCGGAGCCGCGATTACCGAGCCTGTCGCCGTCTACCTGCTCGAAAACGTCGGGCTGCACAACGACACTCCGGCCGCCTTCACCGAGGCGATCGAAGAGGGCTCGGATGTTCCTCCGACAGCGCTGCGCGACGTTCTCGCGCTGGTCGAGGACGACCACATCGCGCTCTTGGCTTACAACGAGCAGACGGCGAGCCCCGAGACTGAGCGAGTGCGCCAAGCCGCCGAAGAAGCAGGTCTCCCCGTGGTGTCATTTACCGAGACACTGCCCGAGGGGTCAGACTATGTCGAATGGATGTCGTCAAACCTCGATGCGCTCGCAGTAGCCCTCGGCTAG